A stretch of the Musa acuminata AAA Group cultivar baxijiao chromosome BXJ2-7, Cavendish_Baxijiao_AAA, whole genome shotgun sequence genome encodes the following:
- the LOC103990691 gene encoding uncharacterized protein LOC103990691, with translation MNKDKIFKLAKGFRGRAKNCIRIARERVEKALQYSYRDRRNKKRDMRSLWIERINAGARLHGVNYGNFMHGLMKENIQLNRKVLSELSMHEPYSFKALVDISSNAFPGNKGPKKDSSSIVA, from the exons ATGAACAAAGATAAGATTTTTAAGCTGGCAAAGGGATTCAGGGGGAGGGCGAAGAACTGCATCAGGATAGCTCGGGAGAGGGTGGAGAAGGCGCTGCAGTACTCCTACAGAGATCGCCGCAACAAAAAGAGAGATATGCGGTCTCTCTGGATCGAGCGCATCAATGCAGGCGCTCGGTTGCACGGG GTGAATTATGGTAATTTTATGCATGGGTTGATGAAGGAGAATATCCAACTGAACAGGAAAGTGCTGTCGGAGCTGTCGATGCATGAGCCATATAGCTTCAAGGCACTTGTGGACATTTCAAGCAATGCATTTCCAGGAAACAAAGGCCCCAAAAAGGATAGTTCATCCATTGTTGCGTGA